A stretch of the Nymphaea colorata isolate Beijing-Zhang1983 unplaced genomic scaffold, ASM883128v2 scaffold0031, whole genome shotgun sequence genome encodes the following:
- the LOC126409299 gene encoding photosystem II protein D1, whose translation MTAILERRESTSLWGRFCNWVTSTENRLYIGWFGVLMIPTLLTATSVFIIAFIAAPPVDIDGIREPVSGSLLYGNNIISGAIVPTSAAIGLHFYPIWEASSVDEWLYNGGPYELIVLHFLLGVACYMGREWELSFRLGMRPWIAVAYSAPVAAATAVFLIYPIGQGSFSDGMPLGISGTFNFMIVFQAEHNILMHPFHMLGVAGVFGGSLFSAMHGSLVTSSLIRETTENESANEGYRFGQEEETYNIVAAHGYFGRLIFQYASFNNSRSLHFFLAAWPVVGIWFTALGISTMAFNLNGFNFNQSVVDSQGRVINTWADIINRANLGMEVMHERNAHNFPLDLAAVEAPSTNG comes from the coding sequence ATGACTGCAATTTTAGAGAGACGCGAAAGCACAAGCCTATGGGGTCGCTTCTGCAACTGGGTAACCAGCACTGAAAATCGTCTTTACATTGGATGGTTCGGTGTTTTGATGATCCCTACCCTATTGACCGCTACTTCTGTATTTATTATCGCCTTCATTGCGGCTCCTCCAGTAGATATTGATGGTATTCGTGAACCTGTTTCTGGTTCTCTACTTTatggaaataatattatttctggTGCCATTGTTCCTACTTCTGCGGCTATCGGGTTGCATTTTTACCCGATATGGGAAGCATCATCCGTTGATGAATGGTTATACAATGGCGGTCCTTATGAACTAATTGTTCTACACTTCTTACTTGGTGTAGCTTGTTACATGGGTCGTGAGTGGGAGCTTAGCTTCCGTCTGGGTATGCGCCCTTGGATTGCTGTTGCGTATTCAGCTCCTGTTGCAGCTGCTACTGCTGTTTTCTTGATCTACCCTATTGGTCAAGGAAGCTTCTCTGATGGTATGCCTCTAGGAATATCTGGTACTTTCAACTTCATGATTGTATTCCAGGCTGAACACAACATCCTTATGCATCCATTCCACATGTTAGGTGTGGCTGGTGTATTCGGCGGCTCTCTATTCAGTGCTATGCATGGTTCCTTGGTAACCTCTAGTTTGATCAGGGAAACTACTGAAAATGAGTCTGCTAATGAAGGTTACAGATTCggtcaagaggaagaaacctatAATATCGTAGCTGCTCATGGTTATTTTGGCCGATTGATCTTCCAATATGCTAGTTTCAACAACTCTCGTTCCTTACACTTCTTCCTAGCTGCTTGGCCTGTTGTAGGTATCTGGTTCACCGCTTTAGGTATCAGCACTATGGCATTCAACctaaatggattcaatttcaatcaatccGTAGTTGACAGTCAAGGTCGTGTTATTAACACTTGGGCTGATATCATTAATCGTGCTAACCTTGGTATGGAAGTTATGCATGAACGTAATGCTCACAACTTCCCTCTGGACCTAGCTGCTGTCGAAGCTCCATCTACAAATGGATAA